A genome region from Thalassococcus arenae includes the following:
- a CDS encoding paraquat-inducible protein A yields MRGRTLYHKAGRLGRATALANLVLLVILPVTWTLPLVRNSAFLVLSSEVTIFWGAVELARSDLFLALVVAVFAMVLPFLKCLLYSWLWFVATAPRPWHFKLGSVLAKLSMTDVFLIAVIILAVKGLRIGTVEPLYGLYLFSGVVLASVAVSILTDLTARRPV; encoded by the coding sequence ATGCGGGGCCGAACGCTGTATCACAAGGCCGGGCGCCTGGGCCGTGCCACCGCGCTGGCCAATCTCGTGCTGCTGGTGATCCTGCCGGTGACCTGGACGCTGCCGCTTGTTCGCAACTCCGCCTTCCTCGTGCTGTCCTCCGAAGTCACGATCTTCTGGGGCGCGGTCGAACTGGCGCGTAGCGACCTGTTTCTCGCTCTCGTGGTCGCGGTGTTCGCGATGGTGCTGCCGTTTCTGAAATGCCTGCTGTATTCTTGGCTCTGGTTTGTCGCCACCGCGCCCAGACCCTGGCATTTCAAGCTGGGTTCGGTGCTGGCCAAGCTGTCCATGACGGATGTCTTCCTGATCGCGGTCATTATCCTCGCGGTCAAGGGCCTGCGCATCGGCACGGTCGAGCCGCTTTACGGGCTCTATCTTTTTTCTGGCGTGGTGCTGGCATCGGTCGCCGTATCGATCCTGACCGATCTGACTGCGCGCCGC
- a CDS encoding excinuclease ABC subunit B, producing MAQATKVYRDALAEQRELEFTLARGYALETVVMPVQKYVWCDPPNAKPHFCWRTEGQAVTRRVKVDLNAVRARSAEISRRLPGLRDDANAGAAQCRATYPRD from the coding sequence GTGGCTCAGGCGACCAAGGTCTATCGCGACGCGTTGGCCGAACAGCGCGAGCTGGAGTTCACGCTGGCACGCGGTTACGCGCTGGAAACGGTCGTCATGCCGGTACAGAAATACGTGTGGTGCGATCCCCCAAACGCCAAGCCGCATTTCTGCTGGCGAACCGAAGGCCAGGCGGTGACCCGCCGCGTCAAGGTCGACCTGAACGCCGTGCGCGCCCGCAGCGCCGAGATAAGCCGCCGACTTCCCGGACTGCGCGACGATGCCAATGCCGGTGCCGCACAGTGCCGCGCCACCTATCCCCGGGATTGA
- a CDS encoding DUF6782 family putative metallopeptidase, translating to MAPASTSASPAGSIACRAAHPPRRPAVNRLLAAQALMLASRSMKTTLTIRALAAALCLAGPPTTATAATVTCAPPAPDNAVVAPVLEILSPVFALFPQFRDILLNDVQQVCLADRLVGAKAYVETRDSRLVIVGDLPRGLAQAVLVHELRHVQQAATGVCLPQGLSMQENARAVFALEADATVASLVVAWTLRTQGDPDAWNALKTWPMQSDIADVFERAMQDTGDPAIAAARAFDQWHANHERRRAYYVNACLDYLDVQETTHSLPSYGTLNDGFFRALCFMPDGRAYRCVPPD from the coding sequence ATGGCCCCGGCATCGACCTCCGCTTCACCGGCGGGGTCGATCGCTTGTCGGGCAGCGCATCCCCCCAGACGACCGGCCGTAAATCGCTTGCTTGCAGCACAGGCGCTCATGTTAGCGTCGCGTTCGATGAAGACGACGCTGACGATCCGTGCCCTTGCCGCGGCGCTGTGCCTTGCCGGTCCGCCGACCACGGCAACTGCCGCGACTGTCACTTGCGCGCCACCCGCGCCCGACAACGCGGTTGTCGCGCCTGTTCTGGAAATCCTTTCACCCGTGTTCGCGCTGTTTCCGCAATTCCGGGACATCCTTCTGAACGATGTCCAACAGGTATGCCTGGCCGACCGCCTGGTCGGCGCCAAGGCCTATGTCGAGACCCGGGACAGCCGGCTGGTGATCGTTGGCGACCTGCCGCGCGGCCTGGCGCAGGCCGTCCTCGTTCACGAATTGCGACATGTCCAGCAAGCGGCGACGGGAGTTTGCTTGCCTCAGGGATTGTCGATGCAGGAAAACGCACGCGCCGTGTTCGCCCTCGAAGCCGACGCCACCGTCGCCTCGCTGGTCGTGGCGTGGACGCTCAGGACACAGGGCGATCCCGATGCCTGGAACGCGCTGAAGACCTGGCCGATGCAGAGTGACATCGCCGACGTCTTCGAACGGGCGATGCAGGATACCGGGGATCCGGCGATTGCCGCGGCGCGCGCCTTCGATCAATGGCACGCCAATCACGAACGGCGCCGGGCGTATTACGTGAACGCCTGCCTCGACTATCTTGACGTTCAGGAAACAACGCACAGCCTTCCCAGTTACGGCACGTTGAACGACGGGTTTTTCCGGGCGCTCTGCTTCATGCCGGATGGCCGCGCCTATCGTTGTGTTCCCCCGGATTGA
- the uvrB gene encoding excinuclease ABC subunit UvrB, which produces MAHVHTDKTPAILHSAAPDVRTRDKLEGGRAFVMHTQFQPAGDQPTAIAELAAGVVDGEQNQVLLGATGTGKTFTMAKVIEQTQRPAIILAPNKTLAAQLYGEFKGFFPDNAVEYFVSYYDYYQPEAYVPRSDTYIEKESQINEQIDRMRHSATRALLERDDVIIVASVSCIYGIGSVETYGAMTQDLHVGKEYDQRKVMADLVAQQYRRNDQAFQRGSFRVRGDSLEIFPAHLEDRAWKLSFFGEELESITEFDPLTGEKTGTFDRIRVYANSHYVTPKPTLNQAVIEIKKELRQRLDQLVGEGKLLEAQRLEQRTNFDIEMLEATGSCNGIENYSRYLTGRAPGEPPPTLFEFIPDNAIVFADESHVSVPQIGGMYRGDYRRKFTLAEHGFRLPSCMDNRPLKFEEWDAMRPQSVFVSATPAAWELEQTGGVFTEQVIRPTGLLDPQVEIRPVEMQVDDLLDEVRKVTARGFRTLVTTLTKRMAEDLTEYLHEQGIKVRYMHSDIDTLERIEILRDLRLGAFDVLVGINLLREGLDIPECGLVAILDADKEGFLRSETSLIQTIGRAARNAEGRVIMYADRITGSMERALAETDRRRAKQIAYNEEHGITPETVKKNVEDILAGLYQGDTDQSRVTARIDKNVAGGNLQTVLEGLRTDMRKAAENLEFEEAARLRDEIKRLEAVDLAVHDDPLARQSAVEAASDAAVKSRGRSTAGRPGQRGGNVKRKRR; this is translated from the coding sequence ATGGCCCATGTCCACACCGACAAGACCCCTGCGATTCTGCATTCCGCGGCGCCGGACGTGCGCACGCGCGACAAGCTGGAAGGCGGCCGGGCTTTCGTCATGCACACGCAATTCCAGCCGGCCGGCGACCAGCCGACCGCGATCGCGGAACTGGCGGCCGGCGTTGTGGACGGCGAACAGAACCAGGTGCTTTTGGGTGCGACCGGCACCGGCAAGACATTCACCATGGCCAAGGTGATCGAACAGACGCAGCGCCCGGCCATCATCCTGGCGCCGAACAAGACGCTGGCGGCCCAGCTTTACGGCGAGTTCAAGGGTTTTTTTCCGGATAACGCCGTCGAGTATTTCGTCAGCTACTACGATTACTACCAGCCCGAGGCCTACGTGCCGCGGTCGGACACCTATATCGAGAAGGAAAGCCAGATCAACGAACAGATCGACCGGATGCGCCATTCGGCCACCCGGGCGCTTCTGGAACGCGACGACGTGATCATCGTCGCCTCGGTCAGCTGCATCTACGGCATCGGCTCGGTCGAGACCTACGGCGCGATGACGCAGGACCTGCATGTCGGCAAGGAATACGACCAACGCAAGGTCATGGCCGATCTGGTGGCCCAGCAATACCGCCGCAACGACCAGGCCTTCCAGCGCGGATCGTTCCGGGTTCGCGGCGACAGCCTCGAAATCTTCCCCGCCCATCTCGAAGACCGCGCCTGGAAGCTGTCCTTTTTCGGCGAGGAACTGGAGAGCATCACCGAGTTCGACCCCCTGACCGGAGAAAAGACCGGCACGTTCGACCGCATCCGCGTCTATGCGAACTCGCACTATGTGACGCCGAAACCGACGCTGAACCAGGCCGTCATCGAGATCAAGAAAGAGCTGCGCCAGCGGCTGGACCAGCTGGTGGGCGAAGGCAAGCTGCTGGAAGCGCAGCGGCTGGAACAGCGGACGAATTTCGATATCGAGATGCTCGAGGCGACCGGGTCCTGCAACGGCATCGAGAACTATTCCCGCTACCTGACCGGCCGCGCACCCGGGGAACCGCCCCCGACCCTGTTCGAATTCATCCCCGACAACGCCATCGTCTTCGCCGACGAATCCCACGTCTCGGTTCCGCAGATCGGCGGCATGTATCGCGGCGACTATCGCCGCAAGTTCACGCTGGCCGAACACGGGTTCCGCCTGCCCTCCTGCATGGACAACCGCCCGCTCAAGTTCGAGGAATGGGACGCCATGCGCCCGCAATCGGTGTTCGTCTCGGCCACCCCGGCGGCGTGGGAGTTGGAGCAGACCGGCGGCGTCTTCACCGAACAGGTGATCCGACCCACCGGCCTTCTGGATCCACAAGTCGAAATCCGCCCCGTCGAGATGCAGGTCGACGACCTGCTGGACGAAGTGCGAAAGGTCACTGCCAGGGGCTTTCGCACGCTGGTGACCACGCTGACCAAACGCATGGCCGAAGACCTGACCGAGTACCTGCACGAACAAGGCATCAAGGTGCGCTACATGCATTCCGATATCGACACGCTGGAGCGTATCGAAATCTTGCGCGACCTGCGGCTGGGGGCGTTCGATGTGCTGGTCGGTATCAACCTGCTGCGCGAGGGTCTGGATATCCCCGAATGCGGGCTGGTCGCGATCCTGGATGCCGACAAGGAGGGCTTTCTGCGCTCGGAAACCTCTCTGATCCAGACCATCGGACGGGCGGCGCGCAACGCCGAGGGACGCGTCATCATGTATGCCGACCGCATCACCGGCAGCATGGAACGCGCTCTGGCCGAAACCGACCGCCGCCGCGCCAAGCAGATCGCGTATAACGAAGAGCACGGCATCACCCCCGAGACGGTCAAGAAAAACGTCGAGGACATCCTGGCGGGCCTCTACCAGGGCGATACCGACCAGTCCCGGGTCACCGCCAGGATCGACAAGAACGTGGCCGGCGGCAATCTCCAGACCGTGCTGGAAGGCTTGCGCACGGACATGCGCAAGGCCGCAGAGAACCTGGAATTCGAAGAAGCGGCGCGTCTGCGCGACGAGATCAAGCGCCTGGAAGCGGTTGACCTGGCCGTGCATGATGACCCGCTGGCACGTCAATCGGCAGTCGAGGCCGCTTCGGACGCCGCGGTAAAATCCCGCGGTCGGTCAACCGCCGGGCGGCCCGGTCAACGCGGCGGCAACGTCAAGCGCAAGCGGCGTTAG
- a CDS encoding ETC complex I subunit, with amino-acid sequence MRARIYQPARTAMSSGQAKTKHWVLEFAPASARSVDPLMGWTSSSDTQSQVKMRFDTKDAALAYARENGIDAQVMEPKKRKPNIRPRGYAENFAFDRKSAWTH; translated from the coding sequence ATGCGCGCACGGATCTATCAGCCCGCCAGGACGGCGATGTCGTCGGGACAGGCGAAGACCAAGCATTGGGTGCTGGAATTCGCCCCGGCAAGCGCCCGTTCGGTCGATCCCTTGATGGGCTGGACGTCGTCTTCGGACACGCAAAGCCAGGTGAAGATGCGGTTCGACACCAAGGACGCTGCCTTGGCCTATGCCCGGGAAAACGGAATCGATGCGCAGGTGATGGAACCCAAGAAGCGCAAGCCGAACATCCGGCCGCGCGGCTATGCCGAGAACTTCGCCTTCGACCGCAAGAGCGCCTGGACGCATTGA
- a CDS encoding GNAT family N-acetyltransferase — MAEVTGPDSGVESVLARHFAIMRATSPAESCHVMTSLELRASGARVFALRDETGSVQAVGALKPLSGDAVELKSMHTLSEARGRGFGRTILDRLLGEARSMGARRVFLETGSAPPFAAARALYERAGFALVPPFGDYVEDPLSVFMARDL, encoded by the coding sequence GTGGCCGAAGTCACGGGCCCCGACAGCGGGGTCGAGTCGGTCCTTGCACGCCATTTCGCGATCATGCGCGCGACAAGCCCTGCCGAAAGCTGCCATGTCATGACGTCGCTGGAACTGCGTGCGTCCGGCGCGCGGGTCTTCGCCCTGCGGGACGAAACCGGATCGGTTCAGGCGGTCGGCGCGCTCAAGCCGCTTTCCGGAGATGCGGTCGAGCTCAAGAGCATGCACACATTGTCCGAGGCACGTGGCCGGGGGTTCGGACGGACCATTCTCGACCGCTTGCTGGGCGAGGCACGTTCGATGGGCGCGCGCCGCGTTTTTTTGGAAACCGGCTCGGCACCGCCGTTCGCTGCGGCCCGCGCGCTTTACGAACGCGCCGGCTTTGCCCTTGTCCCCCCGTTCGGCGACTATGTCGAAGACCCGCTCAGCGTCTTCATGGCACGCGACCTCTGA
- a CDS encoding ABC transporter permease subunit, with the protein MVLLLIYVAIFFAAFLIVHYVVERATRHVDYTSLKTVTFGDESAVTPNRIASVVSVVTIFLIWGAFTGSRITPLHMPGPFVGDTSFSYTVQDASGATADATVTVRVHAIDENPDAPEVAASDGFARSDSDTMAAWRSGLIRATSNDEGEDLQIVAIDGQPIAPGETVKVANGQVNLTPKGSLNFTPNKGLQMEPIWLPAPEAVWSRFWEIAREGYQNFTLFEHLGFSLLRVLAGFVLGSLVGIPLGYAMGLSGWFRGWFDPIVEFMRPVPPLALIPLVIIWFGIWETGKIILLFLAALWIMTIAARAGVSGVNITKIHAAYSLGASKWQIMRHVIVPNSLPEIFTGARVAMGVCWGTVVAAELVAAQKGAGMMIIAASKFQLTDIVIMGIILIGVIGYGIDILMRKAENWLVPWRGRS; encoded by the coding sequence ATCGTTCTGCTGCTGATCTACGTGGCCATTTTCTTTGCGGCGTTCTTGATCGTGCACTACGTGGTCGAACGCGCGACCAGACACGTCGATTACACCTCGCTCAAGACGGTGACTTTCGGCGATGAAAGCGCGGTTACGCCGAACCGTATCGCATCCGTGGTGTCGGTGGTGACGATCTTCCTGATCTGGGGCGCGTTCACCGGATCCAGGATCACACCGCTGCACATGCCAGGGCCGTTCGTGGGCGACACGTCCTTCAGCTACACCGTGCAGGATGCGTCGGGCGCCACCGCCGATGCCACCGTCACAGTGCGGGTCCACGCGATCGACGAAAACCCCGACGCACCCGAAGTGGCCGCCAGCGACGGCTTTGCCAGGAGCGACAGCGACACGATGGCGGCCTGGCGCAGCGGGTTGATCCGCGCGACCAGCAACGACGAAGGCGAAGACCTGCAGATCGTGGCCATCGACGGTCAACCCATCGCTCCGGGCGAGACCGTCAAGGTCGCCAATGGCCAGGTCAACCTGACACCCAAAGGCAGCCTCAATTTCACTCCGAACAAGGGCCTGCAGATGGAGCCGATCTGGCTGCCGGCACCCGAGGCGGTCTGGAGCCGGTTCTGGGAAATCGCCCGCGAAGGCTATCAGAACTTCACCTTGTTCGAACATCTGGGGTTTTCGCTGCTGCGTGTGCTCGCCGGTTTCGTGCTGGGCTCGCTCGTCGGCATCCCGCTGGGCTACGCGATGGGCCTGTCCGGCTGGTTCCGCGGCTGGTTCGACCCGATCGTCGAATTCATGCGACCTGTGCCGCCGCTGGCGCTGATCCCGCTGGTCATCATCTGGTTCGGCATCTGGGAAACGGGCAAGATCATCCTGCTGTTCCTCGCCGCGCTGTGGATCATGACAATCGCCGCCCGTGCCGGCGTGTCGGGGGTGAACATCACCAAGATCCACGCCGCCTATTCGCTGGGCGCATCCAAGTGGCAGATCATGCGCCACGTCATCGTGCCGAATTCGCTGCCCGAGATCTTTACCGGCGCACGCGTCGCAATGGGGGTCTGCTGGGGCACCGTGGTCGCCGCCGAACTGGTCGCCGCGCAAAAGGGCGCGGGCATGATGATCATCGCGGCTTCTAAATTCCAGCTGACCGATATCGTCATCATGGGCATCATTCTGATCGGCGTCATCGGCTATGGCATCGATATCCTGATGCGCAAGGCCGAGAACTGGCTGGTCCCCTGGCGCGGACGGTCGTGA
- a CDS encoding taurine ABC transporter ATP-binding protein, translated as MSGDSGLTIDNISMRFELPNGSHVQALKNVSLHLEQGELLSVLGPSGCGKTTLLNIVAGFLAPTEGKIRLNGHTVKGPDAERGMVFQQGALFEWMNVRDNVSFGPRMAGQSANEYKGKVDHLLEVVGLRDFKDKAIYELSGGMQQRVALARCLANDPDVILMDEPLGALDALTREKMQGLVLDLWKETGKTIVLITHSVEEALLLGERLLVMAPRPGRIHREYRLPFAERGVGADLRAVKKSEGYAETREEILGMIWEMEEEIMGRTESAQ; from the coding sequence ATGTCCGGCGATTCCGGCCTGACCATCGACAACATCTCGATGCGCTTCGAGCTGCCAAATGGCAGCCATGTGCAGGCGCTCAAGAACGTCTCGCTTCATCTCGAACAGGGCGAGTTGCTCAGCGTTCTCGGGCCGTCGGGCTGCGGCAAGACCACTCTTCTGAACATCGTCGCGGGTTTTCTGGCACCGACCGAAGGCAAGATCCGGTTGAACGGCCACACGGTGAAGGGCCCCGATGCCGAACGCGGCATGGTCTTTCAGCAAGGTGCGCTGTTCGAATGGATGAACGTGCGCGACAACGTGAGCTTCGGCCCCCGCATGGCCGGGCAAAGCGCGAACGAATACAAGGGCAAGGTCGATCACCTGCTCGAGGTTGTCGGCCTGCGCGACTTCAAGGACAAGGCGATCTACGAATTGTCCGGCGGCATGCAGCAGCGCGTGGCCCTGGCCCGCTGCCTGGCCAACGACCCGGACGTGATCCTGATGGACGAACCGCTGGGCGCGCTGGACGCGCTGACCCGCGAAAAGATGCAAGGTTTGGTGCTGGACCTGTGGAAGGAAACCGGCAAGACGATCGTGCTCATCACCCATTCGGTCGAAGAGGCGCTTTTGCTGGGCGAACGGCTGCTCGTGATGGCGCCGCGCCCCGGCCGTATCCACCGCGAATACCGCCTGCCCTTCGCCGAACGCGGCGTCGGCGCCGATCTGCGGGCGGTCAAGAAATCCGAAGGCTACGCCGAAACCCGCGAGGAAATCCTGGGCATGATCTGGGAGATGGAAGAGGAAATCATGGGTCGCACGGAGTCCGCGCAATGA
- a CDS encoding ABC transporter substrate-binding protein, which translates to MTKLKLKSAVAALATSTAILAGGAASAMDEITVAYFLEWPMPFQYAKVMGEYEEAMGVKINWRSFDTGTAMSAAMASGDVQISVSQGVPPFVVATSAGQDLQIVDVAVSYADNDNCVVAEALEIDKDSAGELAGKKVGVPIGTAAHYGFLKQMEHFGVDISTMEIVDMAPPEGAAAFAQGNLDMVCGWGGALRRMKEHGNVLLTGAEKTELGILVFDVTSVPASFAAEQSDLLAKFLKVTADANARWNAGGDAAAEMLPVIAKDAGMDEAATAETIATFVFPSVDEQLSGAWLGGNAQTFMNGVADVFVNAGSIPSKRESYDDAVNTGPLSSAKGM; encoded by the coding sequence ATGACCAAACTCAAACTCAAGAGCGCCGTTGCCGCGCTTGCCACCTCGACGGCCATCCTGGCCGGCGGTGCCGCATCGGCAATGGACGAAATCACCGTGGCCTATTTCCTCGAATGGCCGATGCCGTTCCAGTACGCCAAGGTCATGGGCGAATACGAAGAGGCGATGGGCGTCAAGATCAACTGGCGCAGCTTCGACACCGGCACCGCGATGTCCGCAGCCATGGCGTCGGGCGACGTGCAGATCTCGGTCAGCCAGGGCGTTCCGCCCTTCGTCGTCGCCACTTCGGCCGGCCAGGACCTGCAGATCGTCGACGTCGCCGTGTCCTATGCCGACAACGACAACTGCGTCGTGGCCGAAGCCCTGGAAATCGACAAGGACAGCGCCGGCGAACTGGCCGGCAAGAAGGTGGGCGTGCCGATCGGCACCGCCGCGCATTACGGTTTCCTCAAGCAGATGGAGCATTTCGGCGTCGACATCTCGACCATGGAAATCGTCGACATGGCCCCGCCCGAGGGTGCGGCAGCCTTTGCCCAGGGCAACTTGGACATGGTCTGCGGCTGGGGCGGCGCGCTGCGCCGCATGAAGGAGCACGGCAACGTGCTGCTGACCGGCGCCGAAAAGACCGAACTGGGCATCCTGGTCTTCGACGTGACCTCGGTTCCGGCGTCGTTCGCCGCCGAACAATCCGACCTTCTGGCCAAGTTCCTCAAGGTGACCGCCGATGCAAACGCGCGCTGGAACGCCGGCGGTGACGCCGCGGCCGAGATGCTTCCGGTCATCGCCAAGGACGCCGGCATGGACGAGGCCGCGACCGCCGAGACCATCGCAACCTTCGTCTTCCCCTCGGTCGACGAGCAGCTGAGCGGCGCCTGGCTGGGCGGCAACGCGCAGACCTTCATGAACGGCGTCGCCGACGTGTTCGTGAACGCCGGATCGATCCCGTCCAAGCGCGAAAGCTATGACGACGCGGTGAACACCGGGCCGCTGTCTTCCGCAAAGGGCATGTAA
- a CDS encoding LysR family transcriptional regulator encodes MHRTNLSLRGLEVFQLLAKTGSLRAVAADTGLSVSTVSHHLRNVEESLGVNLMDHSRRPMVLTPAGEIFVRYVEEGLRIIRRGETELISGNLAEARDLRLGIVDDFDTEVAPELAQFLAKAMPKCTFKHHTRPSHEIIGMLMDRKLDAGVATQPVADVTGLLEYPVLRDPFVLAVPARAGLSGSDCLNDRTGLPFIRYSHNQIIGAMIETHLRRLKVTLPNRFELESNPAILGMVADGSGWAITTPGCYVRAKRFHNRITLLPFPGKGFARTVSLFTTDIYPVQMAEMLAGTMRRLTQRHFVDLVVQGHPWLTAEFRVMGETDQATAP; translated from the coding sequence ATGCACCGCACAAATCTCAGCCTGCGCGGGCTCGAAGTATTTCAGCTTCTGGCCAAGACCGGCTCGCTCCGGGCCGTTGCGGCCGATACCGGTCTTTCGGTCAGTACCGTGTCGCATCACTTGCGCAATGTCGAAGAAAGCCTGGGCGTCAACCTCATGGACCACAGTCGCCGGCCGATGGTGCTGACGCCGGCGGGCGAGATCTTTGTGCGCTATGTCGAGGAAGGGTTGCGCATCATCCGCCGCGGCGAGACCGAACTGATCTCGGGCAACCTCGCCGAGGCGCGCGACCTGCGGTTGGGGATCGTCGACGACTTCGACACCGAAGTCGCGCCGGAACTTGCCCAGTTTCTGGCCAAGGCGATGCCGAAATGCACGTTCAAGCACCACACCCGGCCCAGCCACGAAATCATCGGCATGCTGATGGACCGCAAGCTGGATGCCGGTGTCGCCACCCAGCCGGTGGCCGATGTGACCGGGCTGCTGGAATACCCTGTGCTGCGCGATCCCTTCGTGCTTGCCGTGCCGGCGCGCGCCGGGCTTTCGGGAAGCGATTGCCTGAACGACCGGACGGGCCTGCCGTTCATCCGCTATTCGCACAACCAGATCATCGGGGCGATGATCGAAACCCACCTGCGGCGGCTCAAGGTCACCTTGCCGAACCGGTTCGAACTGGAAAGCAATCCGGCGATCCTTGGCATGGTGGCCGATGGCAGCGGATGGGCGATCACCACGCCCGGCTGCTATGTCCGGGCCAAGCGGTTTCACAACCGCATCACGCTGCTGCCGTTTCCCGGCAAGGGCTTTGCGCGGACCGTGTCGCTGTTCACCACCGATATCTATCCCGTGCAGATGGCCGAGATGCTTGCCGGCACGATGCGGCGGCTGACGCAGCGCCATTTCGTCGATCTGGTGGTGCAGGGCCATCCCTGGCTGACCGCCGAGTTTCGCGTCATGGGAGAGACCGATCAGGCGACTGCGCCGTGA
- a CDS encoding transcriptional regulator, which yields MQDADIPVRISVLGPFSVDLANGNCATPKGAKNQALIALLALSPDMTRPRRWLEDKLWSTFGPEQASANLRQALSKLRKSLEPYETALSADRTTVSLNPSMVSVDLLAGALPADDRIELLEGMDARDPEFEEWLRMERMELQTRLARAKPSEAKGVLIACRTKTSSDDPTAHLIGDVLANRIGENVAEQVRAWRQASDQDDPMAQAPVSDISIQCDLLQDGSGQAVFLKAVHQPSARILYSKLHQVNRLGDVLETSEDIAKVIFEAADTIVGKLPQVLDKSRPETRATALSRLAIYRMFSFERNGLREAYGLMKQAHELDENGIYLAWLGMVRLIQLMELLEADPQALREEAIAFNQVAMEQGADNALVQAIVSQVRGAAQRDAQGAFDLAEIALERNAASAFAWQSFAEANMAAGRQDIAFAASQRARRIARTSPFRHWWDLGHCLISIACNRPLEALEAGEAAARAAPSSRPAHRNLLALYALDGQLDKAREVAAKLEKIEPGFSLDRIVNDENYPVRTLRKNGLLDPIRALL from the coding sequence ATGCAGGATGCCGACATCCCTGTCCGTATATCCGTGCTGGGGCCCTTTTCGGTGGACCTGGCGAATGGAAATTGCGCGACGCCCAAAGGCGCCAAGAACCAGGCGCTGATCGCGTTGCTGGCGCTCAGTCCGGACATGACGCGGCCACGGCGCTGGCTGGAAGACAAGCTGTGGTCGACCTTCGGACCCGAACAGGCCAGTGCCAACCTGCGCCAGGCGCTGAGCAAGCTGCGCAAGAGCCTCGAACCCTACGAAACCGCTCTGTCCGCCGACCGGACGACGGTTTCGCTGAACCCGTCCATGGTCTCGGTCGATCTGCTGGCCGGGGCCCTGCCCGCCGATGACCGCATCGAATTGCTCGAAGGCATGGACGCGCGCGATCCGGAATTCGAGGAATGGCTGCGAATGGAACGGATGGAGCTGCAGACGCGGCTTGCCCGGGCAAAGCCGTCCGAGGCCAAGGGCGTCCTGATCGCCTGCCGCACCAAGACCAGCAGCGACGATCCGACGGCGCACCTGATCGGCGACGTCCTGGCCAACCGGATCGGCGAAAACGTCGCCGAACAGGTCCGTGCCTGGCGCCAGGCCAGCGACCAGGACGACCCGATGGCGCAGGCCCCGGTCTCGGATATCTCGATTCAATGCGATCTGCTTCAGGATGGGTCCGGTCAGGCGGTTTTCCTGAAGGCCGTTCATCAACCGTCGGCGCGGATTCTCTATTCGAAACTGCACCAGGTGAACCGGCTGGGCGATGTGCTGGAAACCAGCGAAGACATCGCCAAGGTGATCTTCGAAGCCGCCGACACGATCGTCGGGAAATTGCCGCAAGTGCTGGACAAGTCGCGCCCCGAAACCCGCGCGACCGCGCTGTCGCGGCTGGCGATCTACCGGATGTTCAGCTTCGAACGCAACGGGTTGCGCGAAGCCTACGGGCTGATGAAACAGGCACACGAGCTGGACGAAAACGGCATCTACCTGGCCTGGCTGGGCATGGTGCGGCTGATCCAGCTGATGGAATTGCTCGAAGCCGATCCGCAGGCACTGCGCGAAGAGGCCATCGCCTTCAATCAGGTGGCGATGGAACAAGGTGCCGACAACGCATTGGTGCAAGCCATCGTTTCACAGGTGCGCGGTGCGGCGCAGCGCGATGCCCAAGGCGCCTTCGACCTTGCCGAGATCGCACTGGAGCGGAACGCGGCCTCGGCCTTTGCCTGGCAGAGCTTCGCCGAGGCGAACATGGCGGCGGGGCGGCAGGACATCGCCTTTGCCGCATCGCAGCGTGCCCGCCGGATCGCCCGCACCTCGCCTTTCCGGCATTGGTGGGACCTTGGTCACTGCCTGATTTCCATCGCCTGCAACCGCCCGCTCGAAGCGCTCGAAGCCGGCGAGGCCGCAGCACGGGCGGCCCCGTCCTCGCGTCCGGCACATCGCAACCTGCTGGCGCTCTATGCGCTGGACGGTCAACTGGACAAGGCGCGCGAGGTTGCGGCAAAGCTGGAAAAGATCGAGCCAGGCTTTTCGCTGGACCGGATCGTGAACGACGAGAATTACCCGGTGCGGACCCTGCGCAAGAACGGCTTGCTGGACCCGATCCGCGCGCTGCTTTGA